The Hippopotamus amphibius kiboko isolate mHipAmp2 chromosome 13, mHipAmp2.hap2, whole genome shotgun sequence sequence GAAGACCTCCTGCACCAAGCACTTCATCACAGTACTACTTCATTGAAGTCTCCAAACTGTAAACAACCTGAGGAAAGTGTAACCTCCCCCCCAAAGGCTTCAAAATGTCTAGATATCACATCTGTTTCTCAATCAAGGCTGGTAAATAGCCAAATTCTTCTAAACAGTAAGTAACAGACTCATAAATACCTTTGCAAATGCTAAAGACTTAATTTAAAGGTAAAAATCATCTGTAAGTTATTTTGCAGGAAATAAgactaaaaatggaagaaatcacaTCAAACCACTAGGTGCTTTATGGTTTATTTATGAAAGGGGTTTCTCCACctaatatttttaacttattttttttaaatttttacttatttagttattttttaattatttacttccAAAGCTGTAAGGAAGCGTATTTTGATAATCGAGGGGAAAATGTAATGCCTTTGTTCGCACAGTGAGCCCTTCTGTGACTCGTAAGTACATGAAAACCCTTATAAGACTTCATTTATAAgacaaaaaagatacaaaactGTATATGCAATATgatcaaatgtttttttttaaaaagtgttataaaagaaagaaaatatataagagtGTCAGCAATACTAGGATCTgggtctgtttttcctttttccattattcaaattttctttaaaaaacatatttacttatataaatGGGGGCCTTTTTTTTCTGGCCTTGCTGCTAagtccctggaccagggattgaacccacgccacAGCAGTGAACATGCCGAgtcctgaccaccggaccaccagggaactcccgggggccttttattttcttaacattctGTTGGTTCTAACACCGACACTCAGCTACTTGACACCAGTCAGTCCCAATGACTGTCCATAATGAGCTActttcaaaaagcaaaagaaagcacaGATGTGATAGTCACAGTTCCCCCCTCCCCGTGTCCAAGCCCAACACTCCATACCTTAAAAGAACGGATGGAGGAGATTCCGCTATCTGGCTGTCTCTGGTAATCATAGCGCGAAAAAGGCCCCTTCAGCACAGCCCCCGTGTGCTTCAGGTCCACGTTTTCTTCCACAGCAATATTGCCCCAGTGGGAGACCTCAATGACCCGAGTCATGCTGGGGATGGTCAGGAAAGGGCTGTTGTTCTCGGAATGTACTTTAAAAGTGTCCTGGAGAGGAAAGAGACGTGCAGCCGAGGTTGTGGTGACAGATGAGTCAACACTAGCTTAAAGTGAACTGGAAACGACCTATCCACCAGCACCAGAACGGTTATACAGCGACACGTCTGATGGAGGCAACAGAACGGTTAAATTAAGATGTCTCTAATGCAATGACAAGGGACCAGTCATGATATATTATTCATTGGAAAGACAGAATACACAAAGCTGTTTTAGGTTCCAACATAAacatcatttgttttaaaaacaaaattgtctACACTTCACTTATTATTTTATAGCAActatgtgagaaaaagaaaactgtaactACGAAATGCATATAAGATCTAATGAAGACATAATCTCTCACCAATGAGCTAACAAATAACTCAAAACTGAGGGAGACACATAGCATTACTGAATTTTTCTAACCTGGAGAAAATTCATCTGGAAAAGTTCACAAAAGAgactgctcagcatcactaatcatcagggagatgcaaatcaaaaccacagtgagatagcacctcacacctgtctgaatggctgtcatcaaaaagataacaaataacaagtgtcagtgaggatgtggagaataaggaaccctcgtgcactgctgGTGCGAATGTAAACTAGGGCAGCCACgatgaaaacaatatggagagtccttaaaaaattaaaaatacaactactatatgacccagaaattctactcctgggtatgtatccaaacaaaatgcaaaacactacttagaaaagatatatgcaccccaaggttcataacagcaccatttacaatagccaagatacagaagcaacctgaGTGCCTatcagtaggtgaatggacaaGGAGGACGTGAGATGAATACACACACAGTGGAacactactcagtcataaaaagaatgaaatcttgccatttgtgacaacgtggatggatctagagggcattatgctaagtgaaataagtcagacggagaaagacaaatactatgtgatttcACGTatgtgtggaatttaaaaaacaagacagatgaacaaaccaaacagaaacagagttatagatgcagagaacaatcagctggttgccagaggggacggggggtcaggggaggagagaagcaggTGAGGGACATCGAGAGGTACAACCTTCCAGCTGCAAATACACGAGACAAGTATGAGATGTGCAGTGCGGGGAACAGTCAGTAACTAACTACGCAGTATCCTCGCACGGTGACACATCCTCACTGGACTTTCCGTGGTGGTCATTTTGAAATGCAGAGAAATATCGAACCcgtatgttgtgtaacaggaactaacgtactgttgtaggtcagttatacttcgaaaaccaaaaaccaaacaaactcatagaaaaaggtCAGCTCTGTGGCCACCAGAGGTGGGGGCcggagggagggggagcaggaTGAGGGTGGTCAAAGGCACAAAGCTCCAGCTATGACACGAGTAAGCGCCAGGAGTGTGCGGCACAGCACGAGAAGCGCAGCCACGTCGCTGTACGTCACAGGTGCACCTCCAGACGGCAAATCCTAGTCCTCACACTGAGGACTTCCTGccattgtttctctttctttaattttttttatttcacagcCCCTTGTCCcatataatttatatgtgaaGCACCAAAACTGGAGCCAAAGTCTGAACAGGTATCTATTTCTTTAACCCTGTATCTGTCTATAAGGATGAATGTGCACTAAGCTCCTGTGCAGATCAGTTCAGGATGTAAGTCAACTTGTTGTGCTGCACACCCTGAACTCATGCAGGGCTGGATGTCAGTGTAATCTCcttaaaactggaaagaaaaaaggaaaaggacaaaaggACCAGAAAAACACCTTTCTTCCCCAAAAGTCCAAGAAACGGACAAGTTAAGgtatattttaattcttatagCTCTtgttgtttcattcattcactctatGACTAGATTTTCAAAAGTTCAGCTTAGTTCTCAATCGTATTTGATAGCATTTAATGCCAGTACTGGCACAGGTACGGGAAACTGGCAGTTTCATAGTGCTAGTGCCATAATACATTGGCTAAATTTCCTGAAAAAGCATTTGGCGATACACAGCAAGAGACCTTTAAATGTTCATATGCTTTGATTTGAAAACTTGTACTTCAGAAAATCTGCCCTGAGAGTATGGAGCAGAGAAGAGAGCAAGCAAGGACGGCGGAGGCCTCGTGGTGACGGCTTGATAACCACTGAGTCTCAGCGACAGACGGGTGTGAACTTACGATGCTGCACGCTATGCTTCTCCATGTCTTACATCTTCCGTACTAACAACGTCTTTGTCAAGTCTTGTTTGCCTTCAAGGCCCAGCCCTAGGCTCAGGAACACAGCCGGGAGCTAGCCCGGCAGCCCAGCTCGCATCTTCCCACCTCCGGACCTTCGTCCCTCCCCATCGCCTCTACCCAGAATGCCTCGTTTCCTTCTCCCCCAAGTCCCACGTCCTGCAAAAAGTCTTCCTCAAGCCCCAGGGACTCACTTCTCAGCAGGTTAAAATTTGGGGGATGACCTCATATAGCACTTTGGATGCCCCCCCAAGCCCCTCAAGGCCCACCTGACTGTAGGCTGGGATGTCGCGGAAAGGTCCGTAATCCAGGAGGTCCTCGGAGCGCGTGGGATTCCCCAGCTTGGTGTAGCTCTCCACGTTTCGGGAGGCGAGCTTCACACGCATGGTCTGTGTCTTGGTCGGGTAGGGAGAGTAGAAATAATGGTTCCCCTCAAACACCACAAACTGTTTCTCCGACTGGGTGATCTGGGTTGGATACGGCTGAAGCACATGGGTGTACACAGCTTCCACAATGACTGAAACCTTAGCTCCGGGATCAAGAGCAACCGGGAGCTTGACGGTGAAGAATTTCCCgctggaggaagaaaggagaaaccaTTAGGAGAGATCAAGAAACCAAAGAGAGAACAGCAGCTCACAGTCACAGCGGAATGCTGTACCAAGATAAAAGCAGTCACCTCTACAAGATTACCTGCAACCCATTAATTTAAGCCTTTCAAGACAGATGTCTAGAGACTTACCTCGTTGCCTAGTGGTTAAGGTTCTGGgccttcactgctgtggcctgggttcaacccctggttggggaagatcccaccaGCTGTGCGGTAtggccaaagaaacaaaaaacaaacaaacaaaatgtctgGATGTTCATCTCAAGGTTGTTTATAAAAGAGtgtaaaacaacccaaatgtccaacaataggaTAATGGTGGAAAACATTCCAGCAgagccacacaatggaatgttgGCAGCCACTCAAAAGACACTTAgaggtgtgtatacacacacacacacaaataaaagatTTCCACATACaatgtaaacaacagaaatcagcTTATAAATGAcatagtatgattccattttaaaatgtgtacattgccaaatgtccctgtgggggaagggcagggggaggCTGCTTCTTTAGCTCATGGAAGAACCACTGAGTTAAAAACTTCTcttctcggacttcctaggtggcgcagtggtaaagaatccccctgccaatgcaggggacacgggttcgagctctgccctgggaagattccacatgccatggagcaactaagcccgtgagccacaaaacaaaaacaaaaaaaaacttctcttctccccacatcattcattcaacaaatacttcagTGCCTAACACATCCAATGCACAATACTGATAATGGTTAAAGGTGGGCAAGGGGATATACAGGAGTTCTTTTTACAATTCTTCCTGCTTTTTATGTGTGTTTGAAAAATATCCttattaaagtgttttaaaataaataacaagtgcCAGGCCCCATGCTACGTACTGAGGTTAAAGCAGAGAACAAGGCAAGTTCAAACCCAGCCTTCATGTTCAAAGAGCGCAGTCTACCTGCTGTGAAAAAGCATCACTTTCCGTGCCCCAAAGGCTGGTGTGGAGGTGCGGTAAGGCTGTCCATCCCTTGGAAGCAGGAAGGTAGTCAAGCAGCGGTGGGAGGATGTCTGCTGTGGCAAAGAGCCTGCAGGTCCAACCTACCATTTCCGTGTGTTTGCTGGGGAACCCTACCCCGCATGCGCTAGAGGCCTGAGCTGGCATGGGAGTGAAGCACACTGCCGCTCTCAGGGGGTCCAACCTCAGCACCAGCAGTCAGGAAGCACATCATAAACGGGTCCAGGCAGCCTGCCGCTTGCTACCACACACTCTACTAACTGAAACAGCCTCCAACACACTGGGCGTGTTCTAAACGACTCTACTAGTTATGACTGCAACCCCGATGTGACAACCTACAACCAGAGGAGGCAAGACAGGCACAGCTACTCTGACTGTTACCTTACCTTTTACCCTTAATTTTGGTTTCTCGTACTTCCAGAGTGTTCTCTTCCTCATCCTCTCCCTTCACCTGTAACAGGACAAAGGAAGttattcttttttgtctcttaGCCTCTAAATTTTGAGTCAACAATTAACTAACTGCCTCGGAATGTCCACATTAAAGTATTCAAACTACAAGAACTTTGTAAAGATTAAATTCTCGTCTCAATAACAAATTTTCAACTGAAATACAAAAACGCTGTCAAAAGACCTACTTTTGCACTGAATAAGCTGTATAACATGCTCTATAAAATCATAATATTTTCCTGatcaaatacacacatacaaattaaaattatacttcCAAGTAAACTTTACACTTCCAAGTATAAAGGCTGGAGAGGCTTCTTTCTGGAtgttctcttcttcatttagtccAACAGGCACACGCATAGAAAAACCCAGGGTTATTCACTGTTGTAGTGGAAACGTCTCATGCATAACCAAAACTGATTTTCCTTGCACAAAATAAAGGCCACTGCATGGCACACTGCCTTATTCCTATCCTTCACTGCAACCGGATATGCAACCAGGAGAAGGATGCCAACTCCAGCAGGCTACAAGGTCCTCTGAGAAAGAGTAGGCATCTTGAATGAGATGGTAGAGCAGATTAGAAGGGAAAAACTTACACACACCACTGATCTCTTTGCCAACCCAAccaccaccaaaagaaaaaaaaatttaagaccaCCTTTTAGGACTGGAGCAGTGATTCACAATAGGGTATACAAAGCTATAATGAGAaagttatttgtaatattttaaaaagcctaaAAGTTATCATACAATCATCCTCAACAAAGTTGTACAGcctaataaaaacaacaaatttcaCTACGTTGACTAGACTCTTATCACGGTGGGAACCTTCTAGGATACTTGTGCTTACCAGGAACTCTCACTGTTCAGTTATATGTTGATTTATCTTAAGAAATATTCACTACCACTTACAAATGTTTGCTAGACTCACTATCTAAGCTAATAAAAGATTAGAGAGACAACATATTTCAAATACAGGATGCAAATGAAACATAATAAGATGGGTCTTTGGTAGTAAAAAGACAAGGAACCACTGGCTCCTAGTCAATAATCACCACGGTCCCCTCCACCAGTTCCTAAAATTCTACATGTAGGGTTGCAGATAATTCACTGAAAAAATTTATAGCAACCTCACCAAAGCCTCCCAGTCAGTTGCTGGAAAATACACATCTTCTTGGTTAAGTTCATCACCCAGTTATGCGTCCCATTCGGATAGGGGTAGAAGGGAGCATATACACCCATTTAATGGTCTCTCTCTTGGACTACAAATCAAAAAATGATTCTGAATAAATCTGGTGATGGGACTACAGGTTTTATACCCCAACAGAACCCTACGTCACACCATTTAGGACAGGAGAGGGAATGTCCTACATTGAAGAACACACACAAAGTCTGAAACAAACTAACCTACGCTCTCGCTCTGTATTCCACGGCGTGTACGAGGTTAAACTAAACCTCCCAGACGACCGTCCTCACCCGCAGTAACAGTACATCTCAGAGGGCTGTTACCAGCGTTAAATGAGAAAGTACTTAAAATACCTACCACGGTACCCGACACAAGGTAAATGATCAAAAAGACCCAAGGACAGTAACCCAGCTTGTAAGCGCTCTGCAATCTCTGGCATGGTGGCCAGATAGCTTCTGCTGTGGTCTTGTTACACTGTGGCAACCTCACTAAAGGAGAACTAGCTTTTACAAAAGAATGGGATTTGACACTCAGATGACGTTTTGATCCATCCTTCCACAAACCTTTAAGTAAACCTGCGTGTTTCATCACGGAGGAAGCACGAAAGAGAGCAGGAGTCATTCCGGCAGGATGGTCTCTATAAAGGCAACTTCGTAGCTCCGAATTCAGCAGTGAGGTGTGCTTGGTAGAAACACGAGTATTCTCCCAACCAGTAAGTAGGGAATCGCTAAACAGATGTCGTGTGATGCGAACAGGAACAAGAGGCAGGCCTCCGTACAGGCACGTCCCCTCTGTTCCCAAGGCCAGCACTGTTCCCTGCGGGGCGGGAACACGGCCCCTGGAGCGCCCGGGAGCCCCTCACCGCTCGGCCGTGAGCACCGGACCCGGGGCCCCTCTCCCGCGCCGGGTGCCAGACTCACTTCAAGGCGACGTCGTGGGGAGCGTTCGTTCGCACCCCGAGAGCTGCGCTATGCTAGGAGCGCTTGCAAACGCTGACACGCCCGGGAGCGGGGGACCCGCGCCACGTGCGGCCTTGCTGACGCGTCCcgggcccccgccgcccccggccccggcccccggcgCCGCTCACCTGCACGCCGAGGTACGCCAGCCGGGCCTCCAGCTCGGGCTCCAGCGCCAGCAGGAAGGAGGCGACGCGGGCCGAGGCGCCGCCGCCCGTGTGCGCCAGGGCCACCTCGGCCGTCACCTTGGCCAGGTGGCTGCTCAGGTCCACCGTGCGCTTTACGTCCTCGTTGACCAGCGGCGGCGCCTCGGCGGACGCGCGGCCCGGCGCCGGGGCCCAGGCCGcggtcagcagcagcagcagcagcagcggcagcggcggcggcagcaggcGGGCAGCGGGCACCTCCATGGCCGTGACGGAGCCGAGCCGCCgacgcccgcccgcccgcgcgcgcgcgccccgCGTCCGCCACGGCGCAGCAGCCCATTGGGCCCGCCGGCGCCGCAAGATGGCGGCGCCCGGGGCCGAGGCCCCCGTCTCCGTGGCGACGGGCGGCCCGCCGAgcgcctgcctgcgtgcgtgcgtgcgcgcgccgGCCGGCCTGGCCTCCCCGGAAGGCGTACCCCGCGGTGACCCCGAccgaggcggggagggggagcgCGGGCCGCGTCTGCCCCCAGGAAGCGCTGCTGGGGCGTGAGCCCTACGTGGCTTAGAAAGTACGGCCTGAAAAGTTTCCGGAAGCACGAAGCCACCTCCGTTCCCTGCGTTCATTCGCTCGTTCCCTCCCTCAGGGAGCATTCCCGAGCTTTGCGCTGCACGCCCCTCCGAAGGAGAACATCTTCTCAGCAGAGAACCTAGCTTTggtgaggaagaaggagagggaggatgcCTGGTAGACGGGGAGCGGTCTGGGCCGCACGACTGCACAGTCCTTTCGAGGAACGTTCATTGGGTCCCTCCGGGGAGCAGCCCGTCAGCGTGCACCGGACAGCACCAGGGCAGCGCGGGGACGAGACCCACCAAGGCCAGACTCGCTCTCCTAGAAGCTGGCATCTGAAGGCAGCAACTGCCCCTGAACACTGCAGAACCGATTCATGTGCGCTGGGAGGCCGCGGAGCTGGCGGGGCTGTGGCTCGCACCCCCAGCTCCTCCGCGTCTGCTTCTTCAGAGCCTCCCTTGACTCTGGGAGCACAAGCTCTTCTCAAAAACAGAGGAGGAAGGAACTCATTCTACCAGGCCGTcgttaccctgatatcaaaaccagacaaagacatcacaaatgaaaaaaaacaaaagtcgaTTAGTGGGATacactataataaaataaaaatgaaagagaaatgaaggttcccagataaacaaaaattgagagaatttgttgctagCTGACCTGcattccaaaaaataataaagggaatCTTTCaggctaaaaagaaatgacactAGACAGTAACGTGGTTgcaaacagggggaaaaaaaaaaaaaaaaagagcaccagTCAAGGTAACTACATGGGGGCATATAAAAGACAACATAATGGTACtttttgtttgtagtttgtttttttattgtatctGTTTTAAAGGACAACTGTATAGGTAactccctggccgtccagtggttgggactcggcGATTTCACTGCtgggcccaggttggatccctggtctgagaactaggatcccacaagcaagtggcacagccaagaaaaaaaaagacaactgaatAAAGCATTAATTATACACATGATGTGGATACAAGTGCAAAGGCTTGATGTTactgtttgctttgctttgtgtCGTCCAGAGTGAATGTCATTCATAACATTAAGGACGATATTAGACAATTTCAGTGTTCAACAGAAAAACGGGGTGAGGTTTCCTTACCTCATTTCTTCCACAAGGCAATAACATCTGTGCATTTGCACACCTGGCTTAACAGACCTTGTGTATTTACCAAGGACAGAATCGGCATCTTTCGTGGGTCCTGGACTGTGATGAGGATGTAAACTCTGACTCAGACATGCCCTTAACtaccattccccccccccccattaaggTGCTAACTCATCACCCCTATGGAAACTGGTACCAGATACAAAGCAGTTCTTTGCATTTTAGAGAGAAGTCTCCTGAAGCCCTGGAATGCATCTGATTTCCAGAAACAGTAAGCTACCCTGATGGAATCAGAGGTGGTGCGACTGACGCTTGAAGCACATAGAGCAGGTAGTGTTATCTAGAGTCCCCAAACCACTGTATTTGCAACTTCTTACTTAAGACTATAAGTGCTATGTATCTTGGAAGTGTGAATCCCAAAGACATTTAGTCGTCCTCCTTCTAATGGAGGAGGACAAGCAAGAACTCTCCAAGGGAGGCCAGGCTGTCAGACTcctgtggcagagccaggactgccTCTGGGACACTGCCCAACCTGTCAGGTCCCTGAGGGCTGGGAGAGCTCATAGCCAGGCGGTACCAGAACACCAGCCTGTGACGAGCCATCACGAGCCACCGATATGGGCCTGGGACTGTGCTTCCCTGGGCCGTCTCCATAATCACCGCTGTCTGCTTCATGGACCACCTGGACACCCTCCAACGTGTCGCTGGCCTCGTTCAGCTGAGCAGGTATGTTCACGCCTTGTCTGCTCCGCGGCTGGCCCTCTGCAGACGCGTCCTCAGCTCTCGACAGCAAAGTCCCCACCCCGTGCGTCACGCTGCCCCCACTGTCCACCACTTCAACTCCCGCTGCCCTAGAGGATGCTGCAGGAGATCTGTGCAGGCCCCGAGCAGCGCAGGGCCCATCGTGCACGGGGTGGCTGTCATCAGTATAACCGATGGAGGAGGAACGGACATTGAGAACCGGGTACTGTCAACGGAACACTCAATCCCCGCCACCACCCCCCAGTTAGGTAAtgtctcccattttacagaagtggGGGCGGACCTCCAGGCCATCTTCACCGGGGTTTAGCAGTATTGGCCAGGAGGGCACGTGTTCTCACCCATGAAAGGTAAGCATAGCACGGGCCTCCCGGGCGGGGGAGAGGCAGCAAACCACGCAGACCCTCCCTCCGCCCGCGCCCCGTCGCCGACGCGCATGCTCCGATGCCACCTCAGCCCCGCCCCTGCTCGGCGCCCACGTCGACGCCCCATCCCCGAGGAGACCCGGAAGCAGAATTCCCCGCAGGTCGAAGCTGGCGGCGCTACCCGGACGCCGCCGCCAGAGGGCGCCGAGGGCGCCGAGGCCGCCTTTGTTGGCTCGCACCTCGCGAGTCCCGGCAGCGGCCGACGCCGGAAATGGAGGGCTTTGCCGTACACGATGGCGGCGTCTTGGGTGGCGGTACGGAACGCTGAGAGGCCGGCCCGTTTCTGGGGCTCGCGGGGATTGCAGCCGGCTCCCCGCGAAAGACGGCTCCCGCGGAGGTTCCCGGCGTCTTTGCCGTCGGGTAGGTGGCCGAGAGCACAAGATGGCGGCCCCCACGGCGCGGCCGGAAGTGGAGGCGAGCGAGCGGCGAGGCCCGCGGCAGGGCCGGCGGCGCGGGGCGCTCTCCCCGGGCGGCGGCCTCCGGGGCTCGGCTCCGGGCCGCCGACGCCCCGGGCCACGTCAGGGCTTCGCTGCAGCCCCCTCGGGCGGCCTCGCGCGGCCTCGGAGGCGGACCTTCCTGCCTTGCGCAGGAGGCGCCGGGGGACGTGAGCGAGCCCTGCTTTCAGGGGGTGAGGGCGCCGGGCGGCGCGCGGGCCGGGGACGTTCGCGGGTGTGAGGCTGTCCCGGCATAGAGCCAGAAGGCGAAGCTAAACAACAAAAGTAAAGAAAGTGGGCCTTCCCAGCTGGAAGCGCGATATTCAGTAAGGATTCCCGACGTCCGGCCTGCGAGGGTAGACGCCTGGAGGTCGGTACTGGAGTACTTGCTGCAGAGGTCCCGACGCGGTGCGACGACCCGAGCCGCCTCGGCGCGAGCAGGTGTGGCGTCTGGGGCTGGGTCAGCGATGCGGGGCGCGGGGAGCCCGGCGAGCTGGAGGCGCTCAGGACCCGTGTGTGGGAGGAAGGGCTAAGCGCCTTCGCTGGTGTATCCTCCTGTGTGTTCCGGTTAGGATGCCATGGAAAACGATGGCAGCGTCCACTTGGAAATGGAAGTAAATGCTGCGTGAAAATCACCCCGAACTGTTTTCTCGGTGAGTGAAAAGGAAAGCAGTAGCAGTGTCGGAATTGGTAGGGATCTTGGGAATCACCTCCTTGAATGTGAAAGAAACGGCCTCCTCGCTGAAGCAGCTGACCATCCCTCAGCTTCACCAGCAGCCGGGGGCTGGGCAGGCGGGCAGCCTCACGCGCACGTCTCCCGCCTCGGGCAAGTGTTCCGTGTGGTAGTGGAACTAGACTTAGCCAAGCTCCTAACCTGCactaagtgctcagtaagtagCAGTTACTCTTTGGGGGCAACCCTGAGTTGCTGGATACATTTTTGACCTCTGGGGCCTTTTAGGGGCTTTAAGAGTATGCTAGTTGCCCTATGGATCTTACTTGTATTTTGATCTTCTTAGAGGCCACAGGGTGTAATGGAAAGAATTTAGCTGCTTAACGTGTATCTTTGAGTGAGTTAAGACGAGAATCACAAAATCTTTTTTATAAGGTCACGGTGAAAGTGATGAGAAACAAAAGCATCGTGTGCAGGGCAGGCACTTAGTAGTGGTCTCTAGTTGTGCAGTATGTCAACCTCAGGGCTAAGGAACTAATACTGCGCTCAGAAGCGGGAGAACTCCGGAGGGGCAGGA is a genomic window containing:
- the RPN1 gene encoding dolichyl-diphosphooligosaccharide--protein glycosyltransferase subunit 1, whose amino-acid sequence is MNAGNGGGFVLPETFQAVLSKPRRAHAPAALPGGRRGPRSPSPPRSGSPRGTPSGEARPAGARTHARRQALGGPPVATETGASAPGAAILRRRRAQWAAAPWRTRGARARAGGRRRLGSVTAMEVPAARLLPPPLPLLLLLLLTAAWAPAPGRASAEAPPLVNEDVKRTVDLSSHLAKVTAEVALAHTGGGASARVASFLLALEPELEARLAYLGVQVKGEDEEENTLEVRETKIKGKSGKFFTVKLPVALDPGAKVSVIVEAVYTHVLQPYPTQITQSEKQFVVFEGNHYFYSPYPTKTQTMRVKLASRNVESYTKLGNPTRSEDLLDYGPFRDIPAYSQDTFKVHSENNSPFLTIPSMTRVIEVSHWGNIAVEENVDLKHTGAVLKGPFSRYDYQRQPDSGISSIRSFKTILPAAAQDVYYRDEIGNVSTSHLLILDDSVEMEIRPRFPLFGGWKTHYIVGYNLPSYEYLYNLGDQYALKMRLVDHVFDEQVIDSLTVKIILPEGAKNIQVDSPYEISRAPDELHYTYLDTFGRPVIVAHKKNLVEQHIQDIVVHYTFNKVLMLQEPLLVVAAFYILFFTVIVYVRLDFSITKDPAAEARMKVACITEQVLTLVNKRLGLYRHFDETVNRYKQSRDVSTLNSGKKSLETEHKALTSEVALLQSRLKTEGSDLCDKVSEMQKLDTQVKELVLKSAVEAERLVAGKLKKDTYVENEKLISGKRQELVTKIDHILDAL